The nucleotide window GGGAGCATCATTTTCGCGGTTCTCTGCACGGCGTTCCTTGATTTGAAGGATTCCGGGCGCGGCCTCGGGCTGCTGACGTCGTGTTTTCTGCTGAAGCAGCACGGGGTCCCGGTGGTCGACGCGCTGCCGAGGATGACCGGGGACTGGAACGCGATCGGCAATCCTCTGGCCGCCGTCTTCGTTTCGCTGCTGGAGGTGGCCAAGGCCGCATTGCTGTTCACGCTGGCTTTCTACGGCGCGAAGCTCTGGATTCTCGTGATCCTGGCCGGCGCTTTTACGGTGCAGGGGATGCTGGCCGCCGACCCGGACCGCGAGAGCGGCGTGCCGCTGCTGCCGGTGCCGCATGAAAACCGCCGGGCCGGCTGGTGGGCGTTCGGCATCCTCTATCTGATCATGCTGCCGTTCTTTCCGTTCGGGGTGATTGCGGCGGGCGCCGTGGTTTATTTCTGCGCGACCGGGTTTGCGGGCTACTTCCGCCGGAATTACGGCGGGGTTACGTCGGATTTCATCACGCTGGCCGGCAGCCTGACCGAGCTGCTGCTGCTGATTGTCGGCGTATTGTTCGCTCTGGACGTAAAATAGGAACGGATACGATGCGGAATGATTTCACGAAACGTTACGATGTTGTGGTTGCCGGCGGCGGCGTTGCCGGTGTGGCGGCGGCGCTTGCGGCGGCCCGTCGCGGGGCGAAGACCGCGCTGATTGAGAAAACGGTGCTCTGGGGCGGTCTCGCCACGGCCGGAATCATTTTCATCTATCTGCCTCTCTGCGACGGCAACGGAACGCAGGTGACCTTCGGCATCTCCGAAGAACTCCTGAAAACCGGTCTCAAATACGGACCCGGCGAAATTCCGCCCGGTTGGAGCAGCGGCAGAAACCTGGCGGAAGAAAAGCGTTACCGGGTTGTTTTTTCTCCGGCTTCGATGGTGCTCGGGATCGACGAACTGCTTCAGGCGTCCGGCTGCGACCTGTGGCTCGACACGCAGCTGATCGATGCGGAGACGGCGGGCGACCGGGTGACGGCGGTGCGGGTGGCGAACAAGTCCGGCATCGGACGCCTCGAGGCGGCTGTGTTCGTCGATGCGTCCGGTGATGCGGATGTCGCTTTTTTTGCCGGGGCGGATTGCCCGGTTGCGGCGAATGCGCTGGCAAGCTGGACGCTGGAGTATTCAAAGCAGGAGAGCGGAGCTGTGCTCGCGCCCGGAATCCGCGCTTCGATCGTCGGCGGTTCGACCGACCCGGATTTTACGGAGCCCGGCGTCAGCGGGCGGATGGTCAGTGATTTCGTCATGGCCGGGCGGGAGAGATACCGGCGGCAGCTTGCGGAAGCCTATGCTTCGGGGGCGGCCGACCGTTTCGGCCGTTTCCCGCTCAAGCTGCCGGCCATGCCGGATTTGCGCCACACCCGGCGGATTGACGGGGCGTTCACCTTGCAGCCGGGTATGGAGTGGCGGGCGTTCGAGGATTCGGTCGGGGTCTGCGCCGACTGGAGATGCTGCGGCAAGGTCTGGGAATTACCGTACCGTTCGCTGCTGCCGAAAACGCTGAGCAATGTGCTGGCGGCGGGCCGCTGCATTTCGTCGGAGGGCGATGCGTGGGAGGTGACCCGGGTGATTCCCGTGGCGGCGCTGACCGGAGAGGCCGCCGGAGCCGCGGCGGCGCTTGCCGCGGAACGGCGGACGACTGCCGCGGAACTGCCGTATGCGGAGGTGCAGCAGGCGATGCGGAAAGCCGGAAACCCGACCCGTATCGCCGAACTGTATCCGTAAGAAAAGCGGGGCGGAAATTCTCCCGCCCCGGGAATTCGTTTCCGCTAACGGCTGATGGTTTCGGCGAGCGCATCGGCGAAGCTCCACGAGGGGGTGAAGCCGGCGGCGCGGATCTTCTCGGGCGAGGCGGTCGAATGCCTGATGTCTCCCGCCCGTTCCGGCAGGTGTACGATTTCGGATTTCGAGCCGGTCAGCCGGATGATCTCTTTCGCAAGGTCGTTGATGGTGATTTTGCCGCCGTTCGCAATGTTGTAGACGCCGGTATGAGCGCTCATGGCGAGGAACGCGTTCGCCGCGACGATGTCCTTCACGAAGATGAAGTCGCGGGTCTGGCCGCCGTCGCCGAAAATCGTCAGCGGTTCGTTCTTCCGGGCCTTGTCGATGAAAATCGGCACTGCGGCGGCATAGGCGCTCTTCGGGTCCTGGCGCGGCCCGAACACGTTGAAGTAGCGCAGGCAGGCGGTCTGCAGTTTTCCGGTTTCGGTGAACATCCGGCAGTAGTATTCGCCGTCGAGCTTTGTGATCGCATACGGGCTCTTCGGCTCCGGCGTCATGCTTTCGCGTTTCGGCAGCTCGGGATTGTCGCCGTAGACGGCCGCCGAGGTCGAGAAACAGAGCTTTCTGACGCCGGCGCGGGCGGCCTCTTCCAGGACGACGATCATGCCGGTGCCGTTGATGTCCATGCACTCCGTGATTTTCTCCATCGACTCCGGCACGCTGACGAGCGCGGCGAGGTGAAAGACGTAATCGACGTCCTGCATCGCCTGCCGCACGAGTTCGCGGTTCCGGATGTCCCCCTCGATGAATTCGACGTCGAAGCCGTCGAGGTTCCGGCGGTAACCGGAGCGCAGCGAGTCGAGCACCCTCACTTCGGCCTTCCCCTGAAAATGTTCGACGATGTGGCTGCCGATGAAGCCGGCGCCGCCGGTGACGAGTACGCGCATGTTACTTTTTCTCCTCTGCCCGGGCGAAATCCCAGTTTTCCAGATAGTCCGGCAGCGCCGGAACGTTCTCCGGCATGCCGCCGGAACGGATCGAATCCGCGCCGCAGCAGCCTGCCGCGACGCTGTAACGCGCGGCCTGCGGCGTCGACCAGACGTCGTAGACGCCGTGCAGCGCGTCGATGAAGCTTTCGATGATCAGCGGGTCGGCGCCGCCGTGTGAGCCGTCCGACGCATCGACGCGGCAGGTGATGTCGCCTTCGAGCCGGAAGTTGTCGGTGCGGCGGGTCCAGATCTGGATGTCGCTCTTCGGCGAGTAGTCTCCGTAATTTTCGAGCCGCCCCCGTGTGCCGATGACCGTGTAGTTCCGGCAGGTGTCCGGCGTGTAGAAGCACTGCTCGTAGCTGGCCATGACGCCGTTGGCGAGCTGCATGTTGATCATGTTGACATCCTCCACCTCGATGACCGGGTAGAGCTCCTTCTGCTCGAGCGGAGGCCAGTGGTCCGTCTTCCAGACCGACGCAATGCCCTCTCGGATCCGTTCCTCTCCCGCCGGCCGGCGCGGCAGCTTGTCGTAG belongs to Victivallis lenta and includes:
- a CDS encoding FAD-dependent oxidoreductase — translated: MRNDFTKRYDVVVAGGGVAGVAAALAAARRGAKTALIEKTVLWGGLATAGIIFIYLPLCDGNGTQVTFGISEELLKTGLKYGPGEIPPGWSSGRNLAEEKRYRVVFSPASMVLGIDELLQASGCDLWLDTQLIDAETAGDRVTAVRVANKSGIGRLEAAVFVDASGDADVAFFAGADCPVAANALASWTLEYSKQESGAVLAPGIRASIVGGSTDPDFTEPGVSGRMVSDFVMAGRERYRRQLAEAYASGAADRFGRFPLKLPAMPDLRHTRRIDGAFTLQPGMEWRAFEDSVGVCADWRCCGKVWELPYRSLLPKTLSNVLAAGRCISSEGDAWEVTRVIPVAALTGEAAGAAAALAAERRTTAAELPYAEVQQAMRKAGNPTRIAELYP
- a CDS encoding NAD-dependent epimerase/dehydratase family protein gives rise to the protein MRVLVTGGAGFIGSHIVEHFQGKAEVRVLDSLRSGYRRNLDGFDVEFIEGDIRNRELVRQAMQDVDYVFHLAALVSVPESMEKITECMDINGTGMIVVLEEAARAGVRKLCFSTSAAVYGDNPELPKRESMTPEPKSPYAITKLDGEYYCRMFTETGKLQTACLRYFNVFGPRQDPKSAYAAAVPIFIDKARKNEPLTIFGDGGQTRDFIFVKDIVAANAFLAMSAHTGVYNIANGGKITINDLAKEIIRLTGSKSEIVHLPERAGDIRHSTASPEKIRAAGFTPSWSFADALAETISR